From one Streptomyces sp. CA-210063 genomic stretch:
- a CDS encoding AraC family transcriptional regulator yields MDLLAETLAVGGVRGTVGARIEANEPWGILWPGSAGAAFYAVASGTAWLELPGHPPRQLMPDDVVLLPNGPGHTLRSAPDAAVVLQQCTDADDARARGGVLRVGSGEMHTNILGASYDYDPAVSTQVLATLPEVVHLRANHSGSGLDDTVRLLSRELTHPQIATEFVLNRLVDILLIQLLRVWLTEKPAEARGTWLGVLGDPLVSVALTRLHENPAKPWTTDLLATELATSRSTLTRRFRESTGRTPGDYLTRWRMDLAAIRLRDTDDTVDTIARAVGYTSVFAFSRAFRRARGQAPGQYRRSSRQHDRDWDK; encoded by the coding sequence ATGGACCTACTGGCCGAAACGCTCGCGGTAGGCGGAGTCCGAGGCACCGTCGGTGCACGCATCGAGGCGAACGAGCCGTGGGGAATCCTGTGGCCCGGCAGCGCCGGCGCGGCCTTCTACGCCGTGGCCTCTGGCACCGCCTGGCTGGAGCTGCCCGGCCACCCGCCCCGACAACTCATGCCGGACGATGTCGTACTGCTGCCGAACGGGCCGGGACACACGCTGCGCAGTGCCCCCGATGCCGCGGTAGTCCTCCAGCAGTGCACGGACGCGGATGATGCCCGGGCCCGCGGCGGCGTGCTCCGCGTTGGCTCGGGAGAGATGCACACCAATATCCTGGGTGCCTCCTACGACTACGACCCGGCGGTGTCCACACAGGTTCTCGCGACGCTGCCGGAAGTCGTGCACCTTCGGGCGAACCACAGCGGCAGCGGTCTGGACGACACCGTCCGGCTGCTGTCCAGGGAACTGACCCACCCGCAGATCGCCACCGAGTTCGTCCTCAACCGACTCGTCGACATCCTCCTCATCCAGTTGCTCCGCGTGTGGCTGACCGAGAAGCCGGCCGAAGCACGAGGAACCTGGCTCGGCGTCCTCGGCGACCCACTGGTCAGCGTGGCTCTCACCAGACTCCACGAGAACCCCGCGAAACCGTGGACGACCGACCTGCTCGCGACGGAGTTGGCGACCTCCCGCAGCACGCTGACCCGCCGCTTCCGCGAGAGCACCGGGCGAACCCCCGGCGACTACCTCACCCGGTGGCGGATGGACCTGGCCGCCATCCGGCTGCGCGACACCGACGACACTGTGGACACCATCGCCCGTGCGGTCGGCTACACCTCGGTCTTCGCGTTCAGCCGGGCCTTTCGGCGCGCCCGCGGCCAGGCCCCCGGCCAGTACCGCCGCTCAAGCCGCCAGCACGACAGGGACTGGGACAAGTAG
- a CDS encoding FadR/GntR family transcriptional regulator, with protein MALTDEAMDKIKAMIVAGELAPGSRLPKEDVLAGQLGLSRNSLREAVRALTAMRILVTRQGDGTYVSSLEPHLLLETLSFAADVSHGRTALQLLQVRRLLESQATGLAASVLQPHDLQELRDILDRCRSAVTVEEFVAHDIAFHLRIVEAVGNPVLSMLLQVLSTRTQRVRIVRGSRTRAALDSAHQDHEEILSALQARDALLAVSAATVHITAVEQWLATSLVDDPLRPIDG; from the coding sequence GTGGCACTGACGGACGAGGCGATGGACAAGATCAAGGCGATGATCGTCGCCGGGGAACTCGCGCCCGGCTCCCGCCTGCCCAAGGAGGACGTCCTCGCCGGCCAGCTCGGCCTGTCGCGCAACTCGCTGCGCGAGGCGGTCCGGGCGCTGACCGCCATGCGGATTCTGGTCACGCGGCAGGGCGACGGCACTTACGTCTCCAGCCTGGAGCCCCACCTCCTCCTGGAGACCCTGTCCTTCGCCGCCGACGTCTCCCACGGGCGTACCGCCCTGCAACTGCTCCAGGTACGCAGACTGCTCGAATCCCAGGCAACCGGACTGGCCGCGTCCGTGCTGCAACCTCACGACCTCCAGGAACTCCGCGACATCCTCGACCGGTGCCGCTCCGCCGTCACTGTCGAAGAGTTCGTCGCCCACGACATCGCCTTCCACCTGCGCATCGTGGAAGCGGTCGGCAACCCGGTGCTCTCCATGCTTCTGCAGGTGCTCTCCACCCGCACCCAGCGGGTACGCATCGTCCGGGGCAGCCGGACCCGCGCCGCGCTGGACAGCGCCCACCAGGACCACGAGGAGATCCTCAGCGCGCTCCAGGCACGCGATGCGCTGCTTGCGGTCTCCGCCGCGACGGTTCACATCACCGCCGTCGAGCAGTGGCTGGCGACAAGCCTCGTCGACGATCCTCTCCGCCCGATCGACGGCTGA
- a CDS encoding ABC transporter permease has product MSATTELTEPAASAAEPAAADTARRRVDLGRFRELSLVPAILVLMLIGFIVSPAFLTSDNLIGVLQQSTELSLLVLATTFILISGRMDLSLESTIGVAPVIAVWLVLPTSGGRFMGLGLFPEWMAVPLCLLVGAAIGAVNGFLILKLRLNGFIVTLGALTMLRGLQVALSEGQSIVELPSSFTYLGKASWLGAPAAIWVCAILFAAGGGALAWLRHGRALYAIGGNPEAARTAGIRVDRIVWIVLIIGSVLAAFAGILYSGHYGSISATQGSGWIFQVFAATVIGGVSLNGGRGSVFGALTGVLTLQLVVNVMTLAGVPPLWNQFLNGAIIIVALIISRFASGEKQE; this is encoded by the coding sequence ATGTCCGCCACCACAGAACTCACCGAGCCCGCAGCGAGTGCGGCGGAGCCGGCCGCCGCGGACACCGCCCGTCGCCGGGTCGACCTGGGCCGCTTCCGTGAGCTGTCCCTGGTCCCGGCCATCCTCGTCCTGATGCTCATCGGGTTCATCGTCTCGCCGGCCTTCCTCACCTCCGACAACCTCATCGGCGTGCTGCAGCAGTCCACCGAGCTGAGCCTGCTCGTCCTCGCCACGACGTTCATCCTCATCAGCGGACGGATGGATCTGTCCCTGGAGTCCACCATCGGCGTGGCGCCCGTCATCGCCGTCTGGCTCGTACTACCCACCAGCGGCGGCCGTTTCATGGGGCTCGGGCTGTTCCCCGAATGGATGGCGGTCCCGCTCTGCCTCCTGGTCGGCGCGGCGATCGGCGCCGTCAACGGCTTCCTCATCCTCAAGCTGCGCCTCAACGGGTTCATCGTCACCCTCGGCGCCCTGACCATGCTGCGCGGACTCCAAGTGGCCCTGTCCGAGGGCCAGTCCATCGTGGAGCTGCCGTCTTCGTTCACCTACCTGGGCAAGGCCTCATGGCTGGGTGCCCCGGCCGCCATCTGGGTCTGCGCGATCCTGTTCGCGGCGGGCGGCGGCGCGCTGGCATGGCTCCGGCACGGCCGGGCTCTGTACGCGATCGGCGGCAACCCGGAGGCCGCCCGCACCGCCGGCATCCGCGTCGACCGCATCGTCTGGATCGTCCTCATCATCGGCAGCGTGCTCGCCGCGTTCGCCGGCATCCTCTACAGCGGCCACTACGGCTCCATCTCCGCCACCCAGGGCAGCGGCTGGATCTTCCAGGTCTTCGCCGCGACCGTCATCGGCGGTGTGAGCCTCAACGGCGGCAGGGGCTCCGTCTTCGGCGCCCTGACCGGTGTGCTCACCCTTCAACTCGTCGTCAACGTCATGACGCTGGCCGGCGTGCCTCCGCTGTGGAACCAGTTCCTCAACGGCGCGATCATCATCGTCGCTCTGATCATCTCCCGCTTCGCCTCCGGCGAGAAGCAGGAGTAG
- a CDS encoding sugar ABC transporter ATP-binding protein, whose translation MADTATAPATGPGHPAPVAEATGISKRFGATVALRDARISITAGESHALVGRNGAGKSTLVSILTGLQRPDTGSLRFSGEAAPAVGDIDAWRSRVACVYQRSTIIGDLTVAENLFLNRQSAGAVQPIRWKQLRVRAEELLGEYGVAVNPAARAKDLTVEQRQFVEIARALSFGARFIILDEPTAKLDARGINRLFAKLRDLQDQGVAFLFISHHLQEVYDLCSTVTVYRDAAHILTAPVAELGHQELVEAMTGESASASNALVSAPPAARTGSAELVSIDGLTLTGACQSLSLSVRSGEVVGLAGAAASGNVQVGEAVAGLHRAEDGKISVTGRTVRTGSVPSALAAGVGLVPEDRHLQGLVNNRSVAENATLTVTDQLGPFGTVLPSRTRTFAQRMIRDLDIKTPGAATPVSALSGGNQQKVVVARALATDPHVLVAIRPTNGVDVKSKEFLLGRIRQIADGGKAALIVSDELDDLRGCDRVVVMFHGRVVAEFDRGWKDEHVVAAMEGVGATTASGTDEHGR comes from the coding sequence ATGGCGGACACCGCGACCGCCCCGGCGACCGGCCCCGGGCATCCGGCCCCGGTGGCCGAGGCGACCGGCATCAGCAAACGGTTCGGCGCGACCGTCGCCCTGCGCGACGCACGGATCAGCATCACCGCGGGCGAGTCGCACGCCCTGGTCGGACGCAACGGCGCCGGAAAGTCGACGCTCGTGTCCATCCTCACCGGCCTCCAGCGGCCCGACACCGGTTCCCTGCGCTTCTCGGGTGAAGCGGCGCCGGCCGTCGGCGACATCGACGCCTGGCGCTCCCGCGTCGCCTGCGTCTACCAGCGCTCCACGATCATCGGTGACCTGACCGTCGCCGAGAACCTCTTCCTGAACCGGCAGAGCGCCGGTGCGGTGCAGCCCATCCGCTGGAAACAACTCCGCGTGCGCGCCGAGGAACTGCTCGGTGAGTACGGTGTGGCCGTCAACCCCGCCGCGCGGGCGAAAGACCTCACCGTCGAACAGCGGCAGTTCGTCGAGATCGCCCGGGCGCTGTCCTTCGGCGCCCGCTTCATCATCCTCGACGAGCCGACCGCCAAGCTCGACGCCCGCGGCATCAACCGCCTCTTCGCCAAGCTCCGCGACCTCCAGGACCAGGGCGTTGCCTTCCTGTTCATTTCCCACCATCTGCAAGAGGTCTACGACCTCTGCAGCACGGTCACGGTTTACCGCGACGCGGCGCACATCCTCACCGCGCCAGTGGCAGAGCTCGGCCACCAGGAACTGGTGGAGGCCATGACGGGCGAGTCCGCCTCCGCGAGCAACGCCCTCGTGAGCGCGCCTCCCGCGGCGCGGACCGGCTCCGCGGAGCTGGTCTCGATCGACGGCCTCACGCTGACCGGTGCCTGCCAGAGCCTGTCCCTGTCGGTCCGCTCCGGTGAGGTGGTCGGACTCGCCGGAGCGGCGGCCAGCGGCAACGTGCAGGTGGGCGAGGCGGTCGCCGGACTCCACCGGGCCGAGGACGGCAAAATCTCGGTCACCGGCAGGACCGTGCGGACCGGCAGTGTGCCGTCCGCCCTCGCTGCCGGGGTCGGTCTGGTCCCCGAGGACCGCCATCTACAGGGACTGGTCAACAACCGCAGTGTGGCGGAGAACGCCACGCTGACCGTCACCGACCAGCTCGGCCCGTTCGGCACAGTCCTGCCCTCCCGGACCAGGACCTTCGCCCAGCGCATGATCCGGGATCTCGACATCAAGACCCCCGGAGCCGCTACCCCGGTCTCCGCTCTCTCGGGCGGCAACCAGCAGAAAGTCGTCGTCGCGCGCGCCCTCGCCACCGACCCGCATGTCCTGGTGGCCATCCGGCCCACCAACGGCGTGGACGTCAAGTCCAAGGAGTTCCTGCTCGGCAGGATCCGGCAGATCGCCGACGGCGGCAAGGCCGCACTGATCGTCTCCGACGAACTCGACGACCTCAGGGGATGCGACCGAGTCGTCGTCATGTTCCACGGCCGGGTGGTCGCCGAGTTCGACCGCGGCTGGAAGGACGAACACGTCGTCGCCGCCATGGAAGGCGTCGGCGCCACCACCGCATCCGGTACCGACGAGCACGGAAGGTAG
- a CDS encoding sugar ABC transporter substrate-binding protein: MKLACTRSTAAAVTAVLAAMSLATACNREGSDSVGAGSDKPAIGIDLPRSDSDFWNSYAQYIEKDIKSDGVNALPRSNSQNDVTKLVANVQVFQNTGAKAVVMAPQDTGAIASTLGTLSAKKIPVVSVDTRPDSGDVYMVVRADNRAYGTKACEYLGKQLGGEGKVAEFQGALDSINGRDRSEAFAQCMKTKFPKIKVFELPTDWKGDVASAKLQSLLAQHPDLNGIYMQAGGVFLQPTLALLEQKKLLKPAGEEGHITIISNDGIPQEFDAIRKGQIDATISQPADLYAKYALYYAQAAIDGKTFKPGATDHDSTIVKIPGGLEDQLPAPLVTKDNVDDKSLWGNNVG, translated from the coding sequence ATGAAGCTCGCTTGCACCCGTTCCACCGCCGCAGCCGTCACCGCCGTCCTCGCGGCGATGTCGCTCGCCACCGCATGCAACCGCGAAGGTTCCGACTCGGTCGGCGCTGGCAGCGACAAGCCGGCCATCGGTATCGACCTGCCGCGTTCCGACTCCGACTTCTGGAACTCCTACGCGCAGTACATCGAGAAGGACATCAAGTCCGACGGCGTCAACGCCCTGCCCCGGAGCAACTCGCAGAACGACGTCACCAAGCTGGTGGCCAACGTCCAGGTGTTCCAGAACACCGGGGCCAAGGCCGTCGTCATGGCCCCCCAGGACACCGGCGCCATCGCCTCCACCCTCGGCACCCTGTCGGCCAAGAAGATCCCGGTGGTCAGTGTCGACACGAGACCCGACTCGGGCGACGTCTACATGGTGGTCCGCGCCGACAACCGGGCGTACGGCACCAAGGCGTGCGAGTACCTCGGCAAGCAGCTGGGCGGCGAGGGCAAGGTCGCCGAGTTTCAGGGGGCCCTGGACTCCATCAACGGACGCGACCGGTCCGAGGCGTTCGCGCAGTGCATGAAGACGAAGTTCCCGAAGATCAAGGTCTTCGAGCTGCCCACCGACTGGAAGGGCGACGTGGCCTCCGCCAAGCTGCAGTCGCTCCTGGCCCAGCACCCGGACCTGAACGGCATCTACATGCAGGCCGGCGGTGTCTTCCTGCAGCCCACCCTGGCGCTGCTGGAACAGAAGAAGCTGCTCAAGCCGGCGGGGGAGGAGGGCCACATCACGATCATCTCCAACGACGGCATCCCGCAGGAGTTCGACGCCATCCGCAAGGGCCAGATCGACGCCACAATCTCCCAGCCTGCAGACCTGTACGCCAAGTACGCCCTCTACTACGCCCAGGCCGCGATCGACGGCAAGACCTTCAAGCCGGGTGCGACCGACCACGACTCCACGATCGTCAAGATCCCGGGCGGTCTGGAGGACCAGCTGCCCGCCCCGCTGGTCACCAAGGACAACGTGGACGACAAGTCCCTGTGGGGCAACAACGTCGGCTGA